The Anaerobaca lacustris nucleotide sequence CAAGGAACCGCGTGCCGTCCGCTCGGTGGACGTCTACTGGTTCGACGACAGTCCCATCGGGGGTGGCTGCCGCGCCCCGCAGTCATGGAGGCTGCTCTATCGCGACGGCGACGACTGGAAGAACATCCCGAACTCGTCCGCCCACGGCGTACAGAAGGACCGCTTCAACACCGTGACGTTCGACGAAGTGACCGCGCCGGCCCTGCGCATCGAAGTGCAACTCCAGGAGGGCTTCTCCGGGGGCATCCTCGAATGGCGCATCCGGTAGAACGCCAGCGGATGACCTATTCGATTGGACCGACCGCGCCGTTGTGGATCGCCGGCGAGAGCCTCCCCACCT carries:
- a CDS encoding discoidin domain-containing protein; translated protein: MGKIPAKASHCNDADTVTALSDEKLPAHSNDHDIPRFTWWPRRGTTEWVQYDLKEPRAVRSVDVYWFDDSPIGGGCRAPQSWRLLYRDGDDWKNIPNSSAHGVQKDRFNTVTFDEVTAPALRIEVQLQEGFSGGILEWRIR